The proteins below come from a single Alkalinema sp. FACHB-956 genomic window:
- a CDS encoding NADH-quinone oxidoreductase subunit K, translated as MLEAFVFATILFGFFGILFKKNLVMKIIAMDVMSTGVVTYYVVIAGRDGVFTPILAESSPAGAYADPVPQAVILTAIVIGLSIQALMLVGAMKLSRDNPTLECHEIEKNNT; from the coding sequence GTGTTAGAAGCATTTGTTTTTGCAACGATCTTGTTTGGTTTCTTCGGCATCCTGTTCAAAAAGAACTTGGTGATGAAAATCATCGCCATGGATGTCATGAGTACCGGTGTGGTTACGTATTATGTCGTGATTGCAGGCCGGGATGGGGTGTTTACGCCGATTTTGGCTGAGTCGTCTCCGGCAGGAGCCTATGCTGATCCAGTTCCCCAGGCTGTGATCTTGACCGCGATCGTGATTGGCCTCTCTATCCAAGCACTCATGCTGGTCGGAGCCATGAAGCTATCGCGAGATAATCCGACCTTAGAATGTCATGAAATCGAAAAGAATAATACATGA